A window of Patagioenas fasciata isolate bPatFas1 chromosome 5, bPatFas1.hap1, whole genome shotgun sequence contains these coding sequences:
- the DLL4 gene encoding delta-like protein 4 isoform X2 gives MTALRIFGLTFLLMILQQRVSSSGVFQLELHEFVNSHGSLASGKPCSPHCRTFFRVCLKHFQAVVSPGSCTFGSIITPVLGINSFSIKDTERFDSPIKLPFNFTWPGTFSLIIEAWHAPANYLPEGSRPPSEDWLISQMSIQRSLSVGEDWLQDVQSGPLTQLRFSYRVVCSENYYGESCSRLCKRRDDRFGHYVCEADGSLACLPGWTGEYCTDPICLSGCTEQNGYCNKPGECICRPGWQGRYCDECIPHIGCRHGTCKTQWQCICDEGWGGLFCDQDLNYCTHHRPCKNGATCMNTGQGSYTCACKPGFTGVDCEHEISECDSNPCRNGGSCTDMENGYHCLCPPGYYGTHCEHSALTCIDSPCFNGGTCLEKEQGASYACVCPFGFTGSNCEKKVDRCTSNPCANDGNCFYLGQIRVCRCRPGFSGQKCEININDCARNPCSNGGTCHDLINDYTCTCLPGYSGRNCDIKTRDECASGPCENGGTCYSGLYSASFVCYCPSGFMGNRCELPVYTVPVTLPPKPVPWIAISMGVGLVALLILFCMIAMVIRQMRMHPEQDLETMNNLSDFQKDNLIPASQLKNTNKNKDLEVDCGLEKSNYKPKNHKLDYNLVKDLTSRGTQEDKYYKSEKCLGEKSPLRLHSEKPECRISAICSPRDSMYQSVFVITEERNECIIATEV, from the exons ATGACAGCCTTGCGCATCTTTGGCTTGACGTTTCTGTTAATGATTTTGCAGCAG AGGGTGTCCAGCTCTGGCGTCTTCCAGCTGGAGCTGCACGAATTCGTGAACAGCCACGGGTCTCTGGCCAGCGGGAAGCCCTGCTCTCCCCACTGCAGGACCTTCTTTCGCGTTTGTTTGAAGCATTTTCAGGCAGTGGTCTCCCCGGGCTCCTGCACTTTCGGCAGCATCATCACCCCGGTCCTGGGAATAAACTCCTTCAGCATCAAGGATACAGAGAGATTTGACAGCCCCATTAAGTTGCCCTTTAACTTCACGTGGCCG GGCACCTTCTCGCTCATCATCGAGGCCTGGCACGCGCCCGCCAACTACCTGCCGGAAG GCTCCCGGCCGCCGTCGGAGGACTGGCTTATCAGCCAGATGTCGATCCAGCGATCGCTCTCGGTGGGCGAGGACTGGTTGCAGGACGTGCAGAGCGGCCCGCTGACCCAGCTCCGCTTCTCCTACCGGGTGGTCTGCAGCGAGAACTACTACGGCGAGAGCTGCTCTCGCCTCTGCAAGCGCCGGGACGACCGCTTCGGACACTACGTCTGCGAGGCGGACGGCAGCCTGGCCTGCCTGCCCGGCTGGACCGGCGAGTACTGCACCGACC CCATCTGTCTGTCTGGATGTACTGAACAGAATGGATATTGCAACAAGCCCGGAGAGTGCAT CTGTCGTCCCGGTTGGCAAGGCCGCTACTGTGATGAATGCATTCCTCATATAGGCTGCCGCCACGGGACCTGTAAAACACAATGGCAGTGCATATGTGATGAAGGATGGGGTGGCCTCTTCTGTGATCAAG ATCTAAACTACTGCACTCACCACAGACCATGCAAAAACGGAGCAACTTGCATGAACACTGGCCAGGGCAGCTACACGTGTGCCTGCAAACCCGGCTTTACTGGTGTTGACTGCGAACATGAGATCAGCGAGTGTGACAGCAATCCCTGTAGGAATGGTGGCAGTTGCACG GATATGGAGAACGGTTATCACTGCCTGTGCCCCCCTGGCTACTATGGCACTCACTGTGAGCACAGCGCTTTGACGTGTATAGATTCTCCGTGCTTTAACGGCGGCACGTGCTTGGAAAAAGAACAGGGGGCCAGCTACGCTTGTGTTTGCCCTTTTGGCTTCACAGGGTCAAACTGTGAAAAGAAAGTAGACAGGTGCACAAGCAACCCCTGTGCAAATG ATGGTAATTGCTTTTACCTTGGCCAGATTCGCGTGTGTCGTTGTCGTCCTGGTTTCTCTGGTCAGAAATGTGAGATAAACATCAATGATTGTGCCAGAAACCCATGTTCCAATGGGGGAACTTGTCATGACCTGATCAATGATTACACCTGCACGTGCTTGCCAGGCTACAGTGGCAGGAACTGTGACATCAAAACCAGAGATGAATGTGCATCTGGGCCGTGTGAGAATGGAGGCACGTGCTACAGCGGACTCTATAGTGCCAGCTTTGTCTGCTACTGTCCTTCCGGCTTCATGGGCAACCGTTGCGAATTGCCGGTGTATACCGTGCCTGTTACACTTCCTCCTAAACCAGTCCCCTGGATTGCTATATCCATGGGGGTGGGGCTGGTGGCGCTGCTCATACTGTTCTGCATGATAGCAATGGTCATCAGGCAGATGAGGATGCACCCAGAGCAGGACTTGGAGACAATGAACAACCTGTCTGACTTCCAGAAGGACAATCTCATCCCAGCTTCCCAGCTCAAAAACACCAATAAAAATAAAGACCTCGAAGTGGACTGTGGGCTGGAGAAATCAAACTACAAACCCAAGAATCATAAACTGGACTACAATCTGGTAAAAGACCTGACAAGTAGAGGGACACAGGAAGACAAATATTACAAAAGTGAAAAATGTTTAGGAGAAAAGTCTCCCCTCCGACTACACAG TGAAAAGCCGGAATGTAGAATATCAGCGATATGCTCTCCAAGGGATTCAATGTACCAGTCCGTCTTTGTGATAACAGAAGAAAGGAATGAGTGCATCATAGCCACAGAG GTATAA
- the DLL4 gene encoding delta-like protein 4 isoform X1 — MTALRIFGLTFLLMILQQRVSSSGVFQLELHEFVNSHGSLASGKPCSPHCRTFFRVCLKHFQAVVSPGSCTFGSIITPVLGINSFSIKDTERFDSPIKLPFNFTWPGTFSLIIEAWHAPANYLPEGSRPPSEDWLISQMSIQRSLSVGEDWLQDVQSGPLTQLRFSYRVVCSENYYGESCSRLCKRRDDRFGHYVCEADGSLACLPGWTGEYCTDPICLSGCTEQNGYCNKPGECICRPGWQGRYCDECIPHIGCRHGTCKTQWQCICDEGWGGLFCDQDLNYCTHHRPCKNGATCMNTGQGSYTCACKPGFTGVDCEHEISECDSNPCRNGGSCTDMENGYHCLCPPGYYGTHCEHSALTCIDSPCFNGGTCLEKEQGASYACVCPFGFTGSNCEKKVDRCTSNPCANDGNCFYLGQIRVCRCRPGFSGQKCEININDCARNPCSNGGTCHDLINDYTCTCLPGYSGRNCDIKTRDECASGPCENGGTCYSGLYSASFVCYCPSGFMGNRCELPVYTVPVTLPPKPVPWIAISMGVGLVALLILFCMIAMVIRQMRMHPEQDLETMNNLSDFQKDNLIPASQLKNTNKNKDLEVDCGLEKSNYKPKNHKLDYNLVKDLTSRGTQEDKYYKSEKCLGEKSPLRLHSEKPECRISAICSPRDSMYQSVFVITEERNECIIATEVSTYTGEQA, encoded by the exons ATGACAGCCTTGCGCATCTTTGGCTTGACGTTTCTGTTAATGATTTTGCAGCAG AGGGTGTCCAGCTCTGGCGTCTTCCAGCTGGAGCTGCACGAATTCGTGAACAGCCACGGGTCTCTGGCCAGCGGGAAGCCCTGCTCTCCCCACTGCAGGACCTTCTTTCGCGTTTGTTTGAAGCATTTTCAGGCAGTGGTCTCCCCGGGCTCCTGCACTTTCGGCAGCATCATCACCCCGGTCCTGGGAATAAACTCCTTCAGCATCAAGGATACAGAGAGATTTGACAGCCCCATTAAGTTGCCCTTTAACTTCACGTGGCCG GGCACCTTCTCGCTCATCATCGAGGCCTGGCACGCGCCCGCCAACTACCTGCCGGAAG GCTCCCGGCCGCCGTCGGAGGACTGGCTTATCAGCCAGATGTCGATCCAGCGATCGCTCTCGGTGGGCGAGGACTGGTTGCAGGACGTGCAGAGCGGCCCGCTGACCCAGCTCCGCTTCTCCTACCGGGTGGTCTGCAGCGAGAACTACTACGGCGAGAGCTGCTCTCGCCTCTGCAAGCGCCGGGACGACCGCTTCGGACACTACGTCTGCGAGGCGGACGGCAGCCTGGCCTGCCTGCCCGGCTGGACCGGCGAGTACTGCACCGACC CCATCTGTCTGTCTGGATGTACTGAACAGAATGGATATTGCAACAAGCCCGGAGAGTGCAT CTGTCGTCCCGGTTGGCAAGGCCGCTACTGTGATGAATGCATTCCTCATATAGGCTGCCGCCACGGGACCTGTAAAACACAATGGCAGTGCATATGTGATGAAGGATGGGGTGGCCTCTTCTGTGATCAAG ATCTAAACTACTGCACTCACCACAGACCATGCAAAAACGGAGCAACTTGCATGAACACTGGCCAGGGCAGCTACACGTGTGCCTGCAAACCCGGCTTTACTGGTGTTGACTGCGAACATGAGATCAGCGAGTGTGACAGCAATCCCTGTAGGAATGGTGGCAGTTGCACG GATATGGAGAACGGTTATCACTGCCTGTGCCCCCCTGGCTACTATGGCACTCACTGTGAGCACAGCGCTTTGACGTGTATAGATTCTCCGTGCTTTAACGGCGGCACGTGCTTGGAAAAAGAACAGGGGGCCAGCTACGCTTGTGTTTGCCCTTTTGGCTTCACAGGGTCAAACTGTGAAAAGAAAGTAGACAGGTGCACAAGCAACCCCTGTGCAAATG ATGGTAATTGCTTTTACCTTGGCCAGATTCGCGTGTGTCGTTGTCGTCCTGGTTTCTCTGGTCAGAAATGTGAGATAAACATCAATGATTGTGCCAGAAACCCATGTTCCAATGGGGGAACTTGTCATGACCTGATCAATGATTACACCTGCACGTGCTTGCCAGGCTACAGTGGCAGGAACTGTGACATCAAAACCAGAGATGAATGTGCATCTGGGCCGTGTGAGAATGGAGGCACGTGCTACAGCGGACTCTATAGTGCCAGCTTTGTCTGCTACTGTCCTTCCGGCTTCATGGGCAACCGTTGCGAATTGCCGGTGTATACCGTGCCTGTTACACTTCCTCCTAAACCAGTCCCCTGGATTGCTATATCCATGGGGGTGGGGCTGGTGGCGCTGCTCATACTGTTCTGCATGATAGCAATGGTCATCAGGCAGATGAGGATGCACCCAGAGCAGGACTTGGAGACAATGAACAACCTGTCTGACTTCCAGAAGGACAATCTCATCCCAGCTTCCCAGCTCAAAAACACCAATAAAAATAAAGACCTCGAAGTGGACTGTGGGCTGGAGAAATCAAACTACAAACCCAAGAATCATAAACTGGACTACAATCTGGTAAAAGACCTGACAAGTAGAGGGACACAGGAAGACAAATATTACAAAAGTGAAAAATGTTTAGGAGAAAAGTCTCCCCTCCGACTACACAG TGAAAAGCCGGAATGTAGAATATCAGCGATATGCTCTCCAAGGGATTCAATGTACCAGTCCGTCTTTGTGATAACAGAAGAAAGGAATGAGTGCATCATAGCCACAGAGGTAAGTACGTACACAGGTGAACAGGCATAA